A window of the Vanessa cardui chromosome 12, ilVanCard2.1, whole genome shotgun sequence genome harbors these coding sequences:
- the LOC124534008 gene encoding UNC93-like protein: protein MPSTSVVFGKNEKWRINRNIFVLGFAFMVHFTAFHGAANLQSSVNTDAAAGTFTLAAIYFSLILSNIFLPALVIKWLGCKWAIAVSFIAYMPFIAAQFYPYLHTLVPAGMMVGFGGGPLWCAKCTYLSVVAEPYAKLSGVPAEVLVVRFFGLFFMFYQMAQIWGNLVSSAILSSSLGEVTLLMNETYIEAPKVAALMNYTISTPDYGSTCGVNFCSGSDAHENSNLETPSPVKIQLIAGVYLACMAAASILVAIGVDSLSRYNTGRQPMAQGKSGFQLLAVTLRQLRHKYQLLLLPVIGYIGAEQAFMAADFTQAFVGCAYGISNIGFVMICFGVFNALAAPIAGAIVKVTGRFPVMVIALLLNLCLLTSLLLWRPDPEQWLVFFILAAIWGTADAVWLVQVNALSGILFPGNEEAAYSNFRLWEATGSVLSYASAPYLCVRTRLYVLVGLLILGFSGYTTIELMEYRVKRHHHEERKFELVAEKAEQE, encoded by the exons ATGCCGAGTACATCGGTTGTGTTTGGTAAGAACGAGAAATGGAGGATAAATCGAAACATCTTCGTGTTGGGTTTTGCTTTCATGGTGCATTTCACGGCGTTCCATGGCGCCGCTAACCTCCAGAGCTCCGTGAACACCGACGCCGCGGCCGGGACATTCACGCTAGCAGCTATATACTTTTCTCTCATATTATCGAATATATTTCTACCAGCTTTGGTTATAAA gtGGCTTGGCTGTAAATGGGCGATCGCAGTTTCTTTCATAGCATACATGCCTTTCATAGCTGCTCAGTTCTATCCGTATTTGCACACGCTGGTACCAGCGGGAATGATGGTCGGTTTCGGTGGTGGTCCTCTCTGGTGTGCTAAATGCACATACTTGTCTGTT GTTGCAGAACCATACGCGAAGTTATCCGGTGTACCAGCAGAGGTTCTTGTGGTTAGATTCTTTGGACTCTTCTTCATGTTCTACCAAATGGCACAGATTTGGGGTAATTTGGTGTCTTCAGCAA TTTTATCTTCGTCACTCGGAGAGGTGACGCTTTTGATGAATGAAACCTACATCGAAGCGCCTAAAGTAGCGGCGCTCATGAATTATACTATATCTACGCCTGACTATGGTTCCACCTGCGGGGTTAACTTCTGTAGTGGTAGCGATGCTCAT GAAAACAGTAATTTGGAGACGCCATCTCCGGTTAAGATTCAGTTGATCGCAGGTGTGTACCTGGCTTGTATGGCTGCAGCGAGCATCCTCGTCGCCATCGGTGTGGATTCATTAAGCAG ATATAATACCGGACGTCAGCCGATGGCCCAAGGCAAGTCAGGGTTCCAATTGCTGGCGGTTACGCTTCGCCAACTCAGGCACAAGTACCAATTGTTGTTACTGCCCGTTATCGGTTACATCGGCGCTGAGCAGGCATTCATGGCGGCTGACTTTACGCag GCTTTCGTGGGGTGTGCATACGGAATTAGCAATATCGGTTTCGTTATGATTTGCTTTGGAGTTTTCAACGCTCTGGCGGCACCGATAGCGGGCGCTATTGTTAAAGTAACCGGTCGGTTTCCAGTCATGGTGATTGCTCTC ctGTTGAATCTATGTTTGTTGACGTCGCTGCTACTGTGGAGACCTGATCCTGAGCAATGGCTGGTTTTCTTCATACTGGCTGCGATCTGGGGCACGGCAGATGCTGTGTGGCTTGTTCAAGTAAACG CTCTCTCAGGGATTCTGTTCCCGGGTAATGAGGAGGCAGCTTATTCTAACTTTCGTTTATGGGAAGCGACTGGTAGTGTTCTCTCGTATGCATCAGCACCGTATCTGTGCGTGAGGACCAG GTTATATGTTCTGGTGGGTCTTCTGATCTTAGGATTCTCAGGATATACCACCATCGAACTAATGGAATACCGCGTGAAGCGTCATCATCACGAAGAGAGGAAGTTCGAATTAGTTGCAGAGAAAGCTGAACAAGAGTAG